GAAGGGTATTGGCGTCGAATACGCATGGTCGGGCATGATGAGTTATGCTCGTCATCAAATGCCGCAAATCGGCAGCAGTGATGACGGCTTGTGGTGGGCGCAAGCTTTCGGCGGGCATGGTTTAGCACCGACGTGTGTTGCGGGTGAGCTGCTCGCCGCCGCTATCGCAGAGGATGATCAGGGCTGGAAGCAATTTTCCAAATACGGTCTGGCCCACACCTACAAACCTTTTGGCTTTATCGGCGCACAATCCCATTATTGGTGGGCGGAATTCAACGATTGGTTCAAGACGAGTCTAGAAGGATGAGCGAGCAAACCGTTGCAGAAATTAGTTGGGACGAATTTCAGAAAGTGTTGATTGTGGCAGGTACCGTTACGCGCGTGGAACCTTTCCCCGAGGCGCGCAAGCCGGCCTGGAAAGTCTGGGCTGATTTTGGACCTTACGGCGAGCGAAAGACCAGTGCACAGATTGCTGCGTTGTATACGCCGGAATCCCTGGTCGGTCGGCAGATTGTTGGCGTCATCAATTTTCCGGAAAAACAGATCGGCCCATTCTGCTCACAATTCCTGCTTACCGGTTTTCATACCGATCAGGGTGTGGTGATTACTGCCGTCGAACGCGCGGTACCGAATGGCGCAAGGCTAGCCTGACATGGCAGGCATTTCAGACAAAAAAGCCGGCCAAAGGCCGGCTTTTCATGAAACATTTGGTCGGGGTGACATGATTCGAACATGCGACTTCTACGTCCCGAACGTAGCGCTCTACCAGGCTGAGCTACACCCCGTGGGAGCCGAGTATCTTATCGAGGCCTGCTGGCCTTGGCAACAGATTCCGAATGGTTCTGCGGGTGGGAATTCTTGCCAGGTTGCGAGGCGGGTTGGGTGAGTGCATCTGTTACGCTATAGGGCTGCCGTCGAACGGCTCTTCCCTACGTTTAGCAGAGGATTCCATGGCGCTTACCCAGGCCCGTACCATGCCCGGCGTGCTCGAGTTGCTGCCGCTCGACCAGATTGCTTTCCAGCGCATGCTCGACGTGATCCGTCGCCATTACGAGCGCTTCGGTTTCCTGCCAATAGAGACGCCGGTGATGGAGTTTTCGGACGTGCTGCTGACTAAGACTGGCGGCGAGACGGAGCGTCAAGTGTATTTCGTGCAATCCACTGGCGCGCTGGAGCAGGGTGAGAAGCCGGAACTGGCCTTGCGCTTCGACCTCACTGTGCCGCTGGCCCGCTACGTGGCCGAGCACGAGCATGATCTAAGCTTCCCGTTCCGCCGCTACCAGATGCAGCGCGTGTATCGTGGCGAGCGCGCCCAACGTGGTCGTTTCCGCGAGTTCTACCAATGCGATATCGACGTGATCGGCAAGGATAGCCTGTCGATCCGTTACGACGCCGAGCTGCCGGCGGTGATCTACAGCGTGTTCCGCGAGCTGAACATGGGTGCGTTCACCATCCAGCTTAACAATCGCAAGCTCATGCGTGGTTATTTCGAGAGCCTGGGCGTGACCAATCCGGAGCAACAGACGCTGGTGCTGCGCGAGGTGGACAAGCTGGATAAGCGCGGCGCCGATTACGTGCGCGAGACGCTGACTGGCGAGGTTTTTGGCATGAGCACCGAAGCTGCGCAAAAGGTACTCGATGTCGTGCAGGTGCGCTCGACGTCGTTGCAGGATGCCTATAACAAACTCGACGCACTGGGTGCGGGCCCGGAGGCGATGGAGCAGGGGCGTACCGAGCTGAAGGAAGTGCTGGGCCTGATCCATGCGTTTGGTGTGCCGGAAACGCATTACGTGCTGAATCTGTCGATCGCCCGTGGCCTGGATTACTACACCGGCACCGTTTACGAGACCACGCTGAATGACCATCCGCAGATCGGTTCGATCTGCTCTGGTGGCCGTTACGAGAACCTGGCCGGCCAGTACACCAAGTCGCATCTGCCGGGCGTAGGCATTTCCATCGGCCTGACGCGGCTTTACTGGCAGTTGCGCGATGCGGGCCTGGTCAGCACGGCGCACAGCACCGTGGATGTGCTGATCACCCAGATGGATGCGGCGCAGTTGCCCGCGTATCTGACGCTGGCCGGCGAACTGCGTGCGGCGGGCATCGCCACCGAGGTAGTGCTGGATGGCGGCAAGCTGGGCAAGCAGTTCAAGTATGCCGATCGCGCGGGCATCCGTTTTGTCATCGTGCTGGGTGAGGACGAGCTGGCCAAGGACGTGGTGACGGTAAAGGATCTGCGTCGCGAAGATCAGTTTGAAGTGTCGCGCAGCGAGTTGATCAAGACACTACGTGTTGAGCTCGCGCAGGCGGAGATTGGTGGTTGAACACATATGGAAGGTGGCATTTGGAAGCTGGCATTGATCGAAATCGGCAACCTCGGCTCGCTCGATCCTTGGGATAATGGGTTGGATTGAAGCATGGCTTCCCGCTCACGCGGGAATGACGACATCAAGAACATGTTGGAGATTTTGTGAGTCAGACCATTCTGCTGGACGGCAACAGCCTCAGCCGTCAACAACTCGTTGCCGTAGCACGCCAGGGTTACGGTGTTCGCCTCGATCCCGAACAACTCAAGTGTGTGCAGCGCGCGGCGGATTTCCTGGCCGACAAGGTAAGTTGCGGTGAGCCGATCTACGGCGTGACCACCGGTTTCGGCAGCAATGCAGACAAGTTGCTGGGTGCCTATCGCCTGCGTGACGAATTGCTGGGCGGCAATCCGCACAAGCCTGAGGGCACGTTGCTGGAAGAGCTGCAGCACAATCTGATCACCACTCATGCTGTGTGCGTGGGCAAGCCGTTCTCCACGGAAGTGGTGCGCGCGATGCTGGTGATTCGCATCAATACGTTGATGCGCGGCCATTCCGGCATTCGTGTTGCCACGCTGGAAGCGCTGACGGCGCTGCTCAATAACGACGTCATTCCCGTCGTGCCGGAGAAGGGCTCGGTGGGGGCGAGCGGCGACCTGGCGCCGCTATCGCACCTTGCCATTGTGTTGTTGGGTGGTGGTGAAGCGTTCTACAGGGGCGAGCGTTTGCCGGGCGCGGAAGCGCTCAAACGTGCAGGCTTGCAACCGATCCGGCTTTCCTTCAAAGAAGGCCTGGCACTCAATAACGGTACCGCGCAGATGCTGGCTACGGCGGTGCTTGCGCTGGATACGCTGGAATATCTGCTCGGCGTGGCCGATCTGGCTGCTTCGATGACGCTGGATGCTTTTGCCGGCCGTAGCGGGGCTTTGCGTCCGGAAGTGCATGCACTGCGTCCGCATCCTGGTCAGGTGCAAACAGCCGAGCACGTGCGCGCGCTGCTGACGCAATCGACGCTAGTGGATATTCCTTATCACCTAGTACCGCGCTTTAAGCAATGGAGCGCCGAGGCGTGGAGCACGCCGGAAGACCAGACATTGAGTTTCGACATTAGCTGGGACTGGGTACCGACCAACCAGCGTCACGGCCGCGAAGCGTTCTACAGTCGCTTCCTGCCATTCAAGGGCGGCAAGAAGCATCAGCCACAGGATGCCTATTGTTTGCGCTGCATGCCGCAGGTGCACGGTGCCGTACGCGATGCCTGGGTACAGGCCTGCCGGGTGATCGACATCGAACTCAATGCCGTCACCGACAATCCGCTGATCTTCCCGGACAACACCGATGCGCTGAATATCGAAGAGCAGGTGATTTCCGCTGGGCACTTCCACGGCATGCCGCTGGCGCTAGCGATGAGCTACGTGAAGGCGGCTATTCCGGTGTTGGCGTCGATTTCCGAACGTCGTCTCAACAAGCTGGTTGATCCGACGACCAATGACGGCTTGCCGGCGTTTCTCACCGGCAACGAAGACGGCACCGATTCCGGTTTCATGATTGTGCAGTACACCGCGGCGGCGCTGGTGAATGATCTGGCTACCCGCGCGCATCCAGCTAGTGTGTATTCGGTGCCGACCAGTGCGAATGCGGAAGATCACGTTTCGATGGGCGCCAACGAAGCGCGTCATGTGCTGGAGATGGTCGAAGATCTCAGTCATGTGCTGGCGTTGGAACTGTATACCGCTGCGCAGGCGCTGGATTATCGCCAGGAAATGCTCAACGCGGCGCGTCGTCTTGCGGCACGTGGTGACTGGCAGGCGCTGGCATCCAAAGTGGCCAATGCACCGCGTGAAGACAATGCGCATTACGCGCAATTCGTCGAAGAAGTGAAGCAGCTCACAGCGGCGCTGGCCGAGGTGGGTGATTTCCATGCGGGCGAAGCGGTGCGCAAGGCGCATGATGCATTGCGCAGGCAGATCCGCTTCATGCATCGCGACCGTGCGATGGATGGCGATGTGCGCACGGTGTGCGAGCTAGTGCAGAAGCGCCTATTCGTTGGCTGAGGTAGTTGATCACCTCGAAGGGTTTGCCATGTTGCTCAAGCAGAGCCAAGGCGCTGCGCGATTTCGAGCAGCGACTGTTGTGATAAATGCGAATCATCGCCGCTTAGCGATTGCCTGAACGGTTGCCACCACCGTGAGGGCGACCACCGCCCCCATGCGGACGATTACCGCGGCCTTGCGGGCGAGCGCCACCGCTGCCTTGGCTGGGGCGACCACCGCCCTGACCGGGACGGCCGCCACCGCGAGTATTGCGGTTGGTATTGCTGCCGGTACCGAAGCCGCTATAAGGATTCGCGTTGCCAGCACCGCTGCCACTGCTACCACCACGGCGATTGCCATAGGCATTCGCACCGCTACTGCTGCGGCTGCTTTCACGGCTTTCACCCGCAAACCAGGTGCGTGCGGGTGGCAGTTCCTGTCCCGGACCGATGCCGCGCTTCTTTTTGTGAGGTTTGGCACCATGATCGGGCCGGTCGACATTCCCGTTCACTTCGCGATTCGGATTGCGGCGACGCTGCTGTTTGCCGTGTACGGGTTCTTCGCGGATACGATCGAAAGCGCGCAGTTCGCGGGCTTCGTCGTGATAGCCACCGCTCCACGCTGCGCCAGCGCCTTTTTCAGGACGATATTCGGTGACATTGCGCGGCGCTCGGCGCTGATGCAGCACCGGACTCAGCGTAAGCACCGGTTGCGGTGCGCCAAGGCCGGCGACCTGGCGCAGTTCTTTCACTGATTCTTCATGGAGTGTTTCGCAATCGCCACGACGCAGCATGCGCGGCAGTTCGATATTGCCGTAGCGGATACGTTTCAGGCGACTGACCAGGAAGCCCTGCGAGTCCCACAGGCGGCGGACTTCGCGGTTACGGCCTTCGCGGATCACTACGCGGAACCAGCTATGGCTGCCGCCGCGGCTGATGATGGCGATCTCGTCGAAGCGGGCCGGGCCGTCTTCTAGCTCCACGCCGGCCTTGAGTTTTTCGATGATTTCATCCGGCACTTCACCGTGCACGCGGCAAAGGTATTCGCGTTCCAGGCCGCTACGCGGATGCATCAGCGCGTTGGCGAGTTCGCCGTCGGTGGTCAGCAGCAGCAGGCCGGTGGTGTTGATGTCTAGGCGGCCCACGGCAACCCAACGTGCGCCTTTGAGTCGCGGCAACTGTTCGAACACGGTCGGTCGGCCTTCGGGATCTTCACGCGTGGTGACCACGCCCTCGGGCTTGTGATAGACCAGTACTTCGGCGTTGTCGCGGTTGTCGGTGGCAACGACGAACTGTTTGCCATCAAGTACCACGCGGTCGCCGGCGTGGACGCTGGCGCCAATGTTGGCGGCGGCGCCGTTCACTTCGACTTCGCCTGCCTGGATGCGTTGCTCCAGCATGCGGCGCGAGCCGAGGCCGGCGTTGGCGAGCACCTTGTGCAGGCGTTCTTCGATCAGGGGGGTGTTTTCAGGCGGCGCGGCGCGCTTGAGGCTCAATACGGATTTTTGTGGCGCATTCATGCGCGGTACTCCTCGGTGTTTTGCTCGGCGGAGCCTTCGTCGGCATCCGCGTGGTCCGCTGCCTCGTCGACAGTGGCGTGGTGTTGAGTGCCGTTGTCCGCTTTGGCAGCGATGGCGTCATGTCTGGATTCAGTATCGTCCGTGTGGTGCTGCGGTTCCGGCATTTCGTGTATTTCGTCGGCGGACTGTTCGCTGGCTGGTTCTTCCGAAACGGGTTCTTCGTGAGCAGCCTGCTCTTCGTGTTCTTGTGCCTCGACGGAAATGTTGCCTTCGGCCTCTTCGGCATCCGGATCGATCGGCAGATCCTTGATGATGCGTGGCGGGAAGGGGGCGTTATCCAGCCGGAGCTGGGGGTCTTCCATGTCGCGGATTTCGGAAAGCGGCGGTAGTTCGTCCAGCGACTTCAGGTTGAAGTAGTCGAGGAACATGCGCGTAGTGCCGTACAGCGCCGGCTTGCCGGGCACATCGCGGTGTCCTAACACACGGACCCACTCGCGTTCTTCCAATGTCTTGATGATATTGGACGAGACCACGACGCCGCGAATCTGTTCAATTTCCGGGCGGGTGATTGGCTGGCGGTAGGCGATTAGTGCCAGTGTTTCGAGCAGAGCGCGGGAGTAGCGGCTCGGCTTTTCGCTCCACATTCGCGATACCCACGGGTGCACGCCCTGGCGTACCTGGTAGCGGAAGCCGGAGCCGACTTCCTTCAGTTCGATGCCACGCCCCTGGCTGTCGTCGGCCAGCATCTCTAGTGCCATGGCGATCTGGGCTCGATCGACTTCGTTTTCATCGACGAATAGCTCGCTGAGCTGAGCCACCGTTAGGGGTTGGTTGGCCGCTAGCAGGGCTGCTTCGATAATCGCTTTGAGTTGCTCGATCTGCATAGCCTTGGGATTAAGTATCGATCACGGTTGCACACCCCTGTCAGGTGCTGGTCATTCGGTGCCGGACGCGGCGTTCTGTTCTTCAAAAGCATCGTCGTCAGCGGCGACTTCGGCCTCTTCACGCGCCGAGCTGGTATTGGCCTTGATGTAAATCGGCGCCAGCGGCTCTTCCTGCACGATATTGACCAGGAGCTCCTTGGCCAGCTCCAGCACGGCTAGGAAGGTGACTACCACGCCCAGGCGTCCTTCGCTGATGTCAAACAGGCTTTCAAAACGGTGGAACTGGGTGTCGTCCAGGCGACTAAGCAGTTCGCCCATACGCTGGCGCACACTCAGTGCCTCGCGCTTGATGGCGTGATGCCCGAACAATTCGGCCCGATGCAACACATCCTTAAGGGCCAGCAGCATTTCCTTCAAGTCCAGCGGCGGCGGCAGCTTGATCACGTTGCGCTCGCCTACATCGGCCTGCACGGCTACCGTATCACGCTCCAAGCGGGGGAGGGCGTCGATATCCTCGGCAGCCTTCTTGAAGCGCTCGTATTCCTGCAGGCGGCGTACCAGTTCGGCTCGCGGATCTTCTTCCTGGCTTTCTTCCGAGGGCGGCCTGGGCAGCAACAGGCGCGATTTGATCTCGCCCAGGATCGCCGCCATCAGCAGGTATTCCGCAGCCAGCTCCAGGCGCATCACATCGCGCATCATGTCGATATATTCCATGTACTGCCGGGTAATTTCGGCAATCGGGATATCGAGAATGTCTAGGTTCTGCCGGCGAATCAGGTACAGCAGCAGATCGAGTGGTCCTTCGAAGGCCTCCAGGAACACTTCCAGTGCATCCGGGGGGATATACAGGTCCTGAGGCATTTGCAGGATCGGTTCGCCGCGCACGACGGCAAGCGGCATTTCCTGCTGTTGAGGTACCCCTGCAAACGCATCTTGCGCTGCTTGTACAGGTTGAGACTCGGTTGGCTCAGTGCTCATTAATGCATGTCATTAGTCCACCCTGGCGGGCTGGCGTTCGCTCTGTTGACGATCAAAACCCTCTACGATGCATGATCGAAGAAAGGTTCATGCCTAGAATGCCTTCGGTTGCACAGGCACCCTTAATGAAGCCAATCACTTCGCGAGATGCCCAGCCAGGGCATTCGGCGTCCCCACAAACAACAAACCTGATAAAGCCACTTAAAGTGTGGTTTCGGTCAGGTGGGCGGCCGCTGGATGCCGAATTGAAATCACTGAATAACGATCAGGCTGAAACTAAGCGCAACGCTACTGGCGTCGTCCGCGATTCGTAAAGTCGGCTAAGTACATCGGGTGGAGGCCATCCCAACCAGGGCTCCCGGTGGCCATCCATGCATAGATCCACACGCGGGTTACAGATTAACGGCAGTATGGCGGCATGTCCAGTCAG
The sequence above is a segment of the Dyella sp. M7H15-1 genome. Coding sequences within it:
- the hisS gene encoding histidine--tRNA ligase, which translates into the protein MALTQARTMPGVLELLPLDQIAFQRMLDVIRRHYERFGFLPIETPVMEFSDVLLTKTGGETERQVYFVQSTGALEQGEKPELALRFDLTVPLARYVAEHEHDLSFPFRRYQMQRVYRGERAQRGRFREFYQCDIDVIGKDSLSIRYDAELPAVIYSVFRELNMGAFTIQLNNRKLMRGYFESLGVTNPEQQTLVLREVDKLDKRGADYVRETLTGEVFGMSTEAAQKVLDVVQVRSTSLQDAYNKLDALGAGPEAMEQGRTELKEVLGLIHAFGVPETHYVLNLSIARGLDYYTGTVYETTLNDHPQIGSICSGGRYENLAGQYTKSHLPGVGISIGLTRLYWQLRDAGLVSTAHSTVDVLITQMDAAQLPAYLTLAGELRAAGIATEVVLDGGKLGKQFKYADRAGIRFVIVLGEDELAKDVVTVKDLRREDQFEVSRSELIKTLRVELAQAEIGG
- the scpB gene encoding SMC-Scp complex subunit ScpB, whose protein sequence is MQIEQLKAIIEAALLAANQPLTVAQLSELFVDENEVDRAQIAMALEMLADDSQGRGIELKEVGSGFRYQVRQGVHPWVSRMWSEKPSRYSRALLETLALIAYRQPITRPEIEQIRGVVVSSNIIKTLEEREWVRVLGHRDVPGKPALYGTTRMFLDYFNLKSLDELPPLSEIRDMEDPQLRLDNAPFPPRIIKDLPIDPDAEEAEGNISVEAQEHEEQAAHEEPVSEEPASEQSADEIHEMPEPQHHTDDTESRHDAIAAKADNGTQHHATVDEAADHADADEGSAEQNTEEYRA
- a CDS encoding aromatic amino acid ammonia-lyase produces the protein MSQTILLDGNSLSRQQLVAVARQGYGVRLDPEQLKCVQRAADFLADKVSCGEPIYGVTTGFGSNADKLLGAYRLRDELLGGNPHKPEGTLLEELQHNLITTHAVCVGKPFSTEVVRAMLVIRINTLMRGHSGIRVATLEALTALLNNDVIPVVPEKGSVGASGDLAPLSHLAIVLLGGGEAFYRGERLPGAEALKRAGLQPIRLSFKEGLALNNGTAQMLATAVLALDTLEYLLGVADLAASMTLDAFAGRSGALRPEVHALRPHPGQVQTAEHVRALLTQSTLVDIPYHLVPRFKQWSAEAWSTPEDQTLSFDISWDWVPTNQRHGREAFYSRFLPFKGGKKHQPQDAYCLRCMPQVHGAVRDAWVQACRVIDIELNAVTDNPLIFPDNTDALNIEEQVISAGHFHGMPLALAMSYVKAAIPVLASISERRLNKLVDPTTNDGLPAFLTGNEDGTDSGFMIVQYTAAALVNDLATRAHPASVYSVPTSANAEDHVSMGANEARHVLEMVEDLSHVLALELYTAAQALDYRQEMLNAARRLAARGDWQALASKVANAPREDNAHYAQFVEEVKQLTAALAEVGDFHAGEAVRKAHDALRRQIRFMHRDRAMDGDVRTVCELVQKRLFVG
- a CDS encoding ScpA family protein, with the translated sequence MPLAVVRGEPILQMPQDLYIPPDALEVFLEAFEGPLDLLLYLIRRQNLDILDIPIAEITRQYMEYIDMMRDVMRLELAAEYLLMAAILGEIKSRLLLPRPPSEESQEEDPRAELVRRLQEYERFKKAAEDIDALPRLERDTVAVQADVGERNVIKLPPPLDLKEMLLALKDVLHRAELFGHHAIKREALSVRQRMGELLSRLDDTQFHRFESLFDISEGRLGVVVTFLAVLELAKELLVNIVQEEPLAPIYIKANTSSAREEAEVAADDDAFEEQNAASGTE
- a CDS encoding tRNA-binding protein encodes the protein MSEQTVAEISWDEFQKVLIVAGTVTRVEPFPEARKPAWKVWADFGPYGERKTSAQIAALYTPESLVGRQIVGVINFPEKQIGPFCSQFLLTGFHTDQGVVITAVERAVPNGARLA
- a CDS encoding pseudouridine synthase; its protein translation is MNAPQKSVLSLKRAAPPENTPLIEERLHKVLANAGLGSRRMLEQRIQAGEVEVNGAAANIGASVHAGDRVVLDGKQFVVATDNRDNAEVLVYHKPEGVVTTREDPEGRPTVFEQLPRLKGARWVAVGRLDINTTGLLLLTTDGELANALMHPRSGLEREYLCRVHGEVPDEIIEKLKAGVELEDGPARFDEIAIISRGGSHSWFRVVIREGRNREVRRLWDSQGFLVSRLKRIRYGNIELPRMLRRGDCETLHEESVKELRQVAGLGAPQPVLTLSPVLHQRRAPRNVTEYRPEKGAGAAWSGGYHDEARELRAFDRIREEPVHGKQQRRRNPNREVNGNVDRPDHGAKPHKKKRGIGPGQELPPARTWFAGESRESSRSSSGANAYGNRRGGSSGSGAGNANPYSGFGTGSNTNRNTRGGGRPGQGGGRPSQGSGGARPQGRGNRPHGGGGRPHGGGNRSGNR